In Xylanibacter ruminicola 23, a single genomic region encodes these proteins:
- a CDS encoding radical SAM/SPASM domain-containing protein: MIWSIYNYLFELGSNIYLYNSYTNNLMRFDIDDKYRLESCAKGEFADVASPFLEELKKQYVVIDNDINIYNRIKLERTLARYDKNYLSLTIAPTTACNFRCSYCYESGIKSKNVLDEEKMANSIIKFTKIFKKTNYLRVTWYGGEPLLKFGFIERLSKMFMQEYPNYQAFMITNGYLLDDEKISKLKHLKIMGLQITIDGLEQVHNKRRPHYKNADSYKRIVHNIDNLFFKYPDVRVALRVNIDKSNSEEYHKLYNFMTGRYHDYKINIHPGYVTDDFSSKANCNCMDFSDRGNFVIKQHDLYGIPISLYPKPSFGECSARHLNSFVIGPSGELYKCWNDIGLQDKEIGNISDFSNLNSLCLKYLLANDPLESDKCKKCFCFPICDGGCPFKRIFSADSFLEDYCSKREAYIKELIIKHTEDQIKKE; this comes from the coding sequence ATGATTTGGTCAATATATAATTATCTTTTTGAATTAGGTAGTAACATTTACTTATATAATTCATACACAAACAATCTGATGCGCTTTGATATTGACGACAAGTACAGATTAGAGTCTTGTGCAAAAGGTGAATTTGCAGATGTCGCGTCGCCTTTTCTTGAAGAATTGAAAAAGCAATATGTTGTCATCGACAATGATATAAACATCTACAATCGTATCAAATTGGAAAGGACATTAGCAAGATATGACAAGAACTATTTATCCTTAACAATCGCACCTACTACTGCATGTAACTTTAGATGCTCTTATTGTTATGAGTCCGGTATTAAAAGTAAAAATGTATTGGACGAAGAAAAGATGGCAAATAGTATCATTAAGTTTACTAAAATTTTCAAGAAGACAAATTATCTGAGAGTTACATGGTATGGAGGGGAACCTCTTCTGAAGTTTGGATTTATTGAAAGGTTGTCAAAGATGTTTATGCAAGAGTATCCTAATTATCAAGCCTTTATGATAACCAATGGGTATCTCCTTGACGATGAGAAAATTTCAAAACTGAAACATCTAAAGATAATGGGATTGCAAATCACCATAGACGGATTAGAGCAAGTTCACAATAAACGCCGTCCCCATTACAAAAATGCAGACAGCTATAAGAGAATCGTTCACAATATAGATAATTTGTTCTTCAAGTATCCTGATGTCAGAGTTGCGTTAAGAGTTAATATAGACAAGTCCAATTCTGAGGAATACCATAAACTGTATAATTTCATGACAGGAAGATACCATGACTATAAGATAAACATACACCCTGGCTATGTTACGGATGATTTTTCCTCAAAAGCCAATTGCAATTGTATGGATTTTTCTGATAGGGGCAATTTCGTAATTAAACAACATGATTTGTATGGTATCCCAATATCATTATATCCTAAGCCTTCATTTGGAGAATGTAGCGCAAGACACTTGAATAGTTTTGTAATTGGTCCATCTGGAGAACTCTATAAATGTTGGAATGACATAGGATTACAAGATAAAGAGATAGGCAACATTTCTGATTTTTCAAATTTAAATAGTCTTTGCTTAAAATATCTTTTAGCAAATGACCCTTTGGAATCTGATAAATGTAAAAAGTGTTTTTGTTTCCCAATATGCGATGGAGGATGTCCGTTTAAGAGAATTTTCTCGGCAGACTCTTTTTTAGAGGATTATTGCTCGAAACGTGAAGCATACATAAAAGAACTTATAATAAAGCATACAGAGGATCAAATTAAGAAGGAATAA
- a CDS encoding vitamin K epoxide reductase family protein: MNQVQWALHQFLQSLGIKVPYSVVRKLLDTPVGTTLRGISDSLDSLHIDNSVYQLPKEYLKELDYPYLMVLSNSKEGFAIITNDNEKEKALPKWDGVVLAAKKTNATPIYNYVWLRDAIDNICNSHLELIFSAIVVAFAMLLQPNLFTMSHVFLSLIGIWVSISLLRKDYSESNSTGRYCKIGRFIDCQSVLDSKGSRFWRFLRLSDLGFFFFSTQLFLVLISNNGWQTFSLILLIIGCCFTVYSVVYQITVIHKVCLYCMSVNLITWLDTILITTNAPLPKVGTPYIFIFSVLISYLIWSFTVRNVSLSRQTYSLRNRLSVLYRRGLFEWLLSQERELEEISDNYAECSGINGTDTITVFVHPQCKKCKTVEAAISQLSQIARVKIVSLAAKAPEVRLYCERNQIVRTPTIVVDGHELPEVYDIGDLKYILKS; this comes from the coding sequence ATGAATCAAGTACAATGGGCATTACACCAATTTCTACAGAGTTTAGGCATTAAGGTGCCTTACTCTGTAGTCCGAAAATTGCTTGACACTCCAGTTGGTACAACACTTAGAGGAATAAGCGATTCACTTGATTCATTGCACATTGACAATAGTGTCTATCAACTTCCTAAAGAATATCTAAAGGAGTTGGACTATCCATACTTGATGGTGCTTTCAAATAGTAAGGAGGGGTTTGCAATCATTACAAATGACAATGAAAAAGAAAAGGCTTTGCCCAAATGGGACGGTGTAGTATTAGCCGCTAAAAAAACTAATGCCACACCTATATATAACTATGTATGGCTACGTGATGCCATTGATAACATATGCAATAGTCACCTAGAGCTAATTTTCTCTGCCATAGTCGTCGCATTTGCGATGTTATTACAACCAAACCTTTTCACTATGAGTCATGTGTTTTTGTCTCTCATTGGCATCTGGGTTTCGATTTCTTTACTCAGAAAGGATTATTCTGAAAGTAATTCCACAGGAAGATACTGTAAAATCGGACGTTTCATAGATTGTCAAAGTGTACTTGATTCCAAGGGTAGCAGATTTTGGAGATTTCTTCGATTGAGCGACTTGGGCTTTTTCTTCTTTTCTACTCAACTGTTCCTTGTATTGATTTCTAACAACGGATGGCAGACATTTTCACTGATACTCCTAATAATTGGCTGTTGTTTTACAGTCTATTCGGTAGTGTATCAAATAACTGTCATCCACAAGGTTTGCTTGTACTGTATGTCAGTCAACCTAATTACATGGTTAGACACCATTCTTATAACCACTAATGCACCATTACCAAAGGTTGGCACCCCCTATATTTTTATATTCTCTGTTTTAATATCTTATTTGATATGGTCTTTTACAGTCCGCAACGTGAGTCTTTCTCGGCAGACATATTCATTGAGGAATCGTTTGTCGGTGCTGTATAGAAGGGGACTCTTTGAATGGCTATTGTCGCAGGAAAGAGAACTTGAAGAAATTAGTGACAATTATGCAGAATGCAGTGGGATAAATGGAACAGATACAATAACCGTTTTTGTTCACCCCCAATGCAAAAAATGCAAAACTGTTGAGGCAGCCATTTCCCAATTAAGCCAAATAGCCAGAGTCAAAATTGTATCATTAGCAGCAAAAGCCCCAGAGGTTAGACTTTATTGTGAGAGGAATCAAATAGTAAGAACTCCGACAATTGTTGTAGATGGTCATGAATTGCCGGAGGTCTATGATATAGGGGATCTGAAATACATTTTAAAATCATGA
- a CDS encoding peptidase domain-containing ABC transporter — protein MKSFPIYTQHDAMDCGPTCLRMVAAFYGRRYSLQYLRENCFISRLGVSMLGISEAAEKLGMHTIGLRIPISRLIEDVPLPCIIHWNQNHFVVLYRIEKNKNGHLFHVADPAGSKVTYTEEEFKRCWLSGRNDGEDEGVVLCLEPTPDFYSHSDEDDDKKNKRSMLFLFEYLRPYKKLILQLFIGLATGSLIQLILPFLTQSIVDFGITNQNLGYIYLVLIAQMVLVISSTSVEFIRGWILLHIGMRVNISLISDYLAKLMRLSIAYFDTKMTGDILQRINDHTRIQEFLTSTSLSTLFSIVNIIIFGLVILFYNWMIFFIFFIGSGLYIAWVWGFMKRRAVLDHKMFAQNSANQSNMVQLVSGMQEIKLNACEQQKRWEWEHIQARKYRITVKGLALSQYQQSGGVLINQMKNAIITALVAALVIKGNITLGMMLSIQYIIGQLNSPVDQLIGFVRQYQDAKLSLDRLQEIYNRDDERPAGKTKITDIKNADIRIEHLTFRYDKLNEVPTLDDINLAIPKGKTTAIVGLSGSGKTTLLKMILGFYEPDKGKVVLGCSDIANYDKREWRKHCGTVMQDGFIFSDTIARNIAPGEERIDEDRMREAAETANIRDFIEDLPLGYNTKIGAEGHGLSMGQKQRILIARAVYKNPEFIFMDEATNSLDANNEYLIMEKLNRFMQGRTAIVIAHRLSTVRDADKIVVLQGGKICEQGTHEELICRHGVYYTLVKNQLNV, from the coding sequence ATGAAGTCTTTCCCTATCTATACCCAGCATGATGCCATGGATTGCGGCCCGACCTGTTTAAGGATGGTAGCCGCATTCTATGGCAGGCGGTATTCCCTGCAATATCTGCGGGAGAACTGTTTTATCTCCCGACTGGGGGTGTCGATGCTGGGTATCAGTGAAGCCGCAGAGAAACTAGGAATGCATACCATAGGGCTACGTATTCCTATTTCACGGCTGATAGAGGATGTGCCCCTGCCTTGCATCATCCACTGGAACCAGAACCACTTCGTGGTACTCTATCGGATAGAAAAAAATAAGAATGGACACTTGTTTCATGTTGCAGATCCTGCAGGCAGTAAAGTAACATATACAGAAGAGGAATTTAAAAGATGTTGGCTATCTGGCAGAAATGATGGCGAAGATGAAGGTGTTGTGCTCTGTCTGGAGCCAACACCAGATTTCTATAGTCATTCAGATGAAGACGATGACAAAAAGAATAAGCGAAGCATGCTGTTCCTGTTTGAGTATCTTCGACCATATAAGAAACTGATTCTACAACTCTTTATCGGATTAGCTACAGGCTCGTTGATACAGCTTATCCTGCCATTTCTCACACAGTCTATCGTTGACTTCGGTATTACCAATCAGAATTTAGGCTATATTTATTTAGTGCTGATAGCCCAAATGGTGCTCGTTATCAGTAGCACATCTGTGGAGTTTATCCGAGGCTGGATATTGCTTCATATCGGCATGAGGGTGAATATCTCGCTGATATCTGACTATCTGGCCAAACTAATGCGCCTATCCATCGCCTATTTTGACACGAAGATGACGGGCGACATTCTTCAGCGCATCAATGATCATACTAGAATACAAGAGTTTTTGACCAGTACCAGTCTGTCAACACTCTTCTCCATTGTCAACATCATCATTTTTGGACTGGTCATCCTATTCTATAACTGGATGATATTCTTTATATTCTTTATCGGTAGTGGCTTATATATTGCCTGGGTATGGGGTTTCATGAAACGGAGGGCTGTTCTCGACCATAAGATGTTTGCACAAAATTCGGCCAATCAAAGTAATATGGTGCAACTGGTGAGTGGCATGCAGGAAATCAAACTAAATGCCTGCGAACAGCAGAAACGCTGGGAATGGGAGCATATACAGGCTCGAAAATACAGGATTACCGTCAAAGGGCTAGCCCTGTCACAATACCAGCAGTCGGGTGGCGTGTTGATAAATCAGATGAAAAATGCTATTATTACAGCCCTTGTTGCGGCATTGGTTATAAAAGGAAACATCACTCTTGGCATGATGCTTTCCATCCAATATATCATTGGACAATTGAATAGTCCTGTTGACCAACTGATAGGTTTTGTCCGTCAATATCAGGATGCCAAATTGAGTTTAGACCGACTACAGGAAATCTATAACAGAGACGACGAACGCCCTGCAGGCAAGACCAAGATTACAGATATCAAGAATGCAGACATTAGGATAGAACATCTGACATTCAGATACGACAAACTCAACGAGGTGCCTACACTTGATGACATAAACCTGGCAATTCCTAAAGGTAAGACAACTGCCATAGTAGGTCTTAGTGGCAGCGGAAAAACCACACTGCTTAAGATGATATTAGGTTTCTATGAACCAGACAAGGGGAAAGTAGTGTTGGGCTGTTCGGATATTGCCAACTATGACAAACGGGAGTGGCGTAAGCACTGCGGTACAGTGATGCAGGACGGATTCATCTTCTCAGACACTATAGCCCGAAATATCGCCCCAGGAGAAGAGCGGATTGATGAAGACAGAATGCGTGAAGCAGCAGAAACAGCCAACATCAGAGATTTCATCGAGGATTTGCCATTAGGCTATAATACAAAGATAGGAGCTGAGGGCCATGGACTAAGCATGGGCCAAAAACAGCGTATCCTTATAGCTCGCGCCGTCTATAAGAATCCTGAGTTCATCTTTATGGATGAGGCCACAAACTCGCTTGATGCCAATAACGAGTACCTGATAATGGAAAAGCTCAACCGTTTTATGCAAGGCAGGACAGCTATAGTCATCGCCCATCGTCTGAGCACAGTGAGAGATGCCGATAAAATCGTGGTGCTACAAGGAGGAAAGATTTGCGAGCAGGGCACCCACGAAGAACTGATTTGCCGTCATGGGGTATATTACACTTTAGTCAAGAACCAATTAAATGTATAA
- a CDS encoding relaxase/mobilization nuclease domain-containing protein: MIGKIMKAASFKRCVQYVTGKEDAKILASDGVLLMSTQDIIDSFEFQRQLNPRISKPVGHIALSFLPKDKDKLTDEMMARIAMEYMELMGIKDTQFILVRHFDNGNPHCHLVYNRINNEGKTISDQNDFRRNEQVTKLLKRKYGLTFSNGKGTTKTERLRGNEKTRYEVYHIIMNTLAQATSWREFTDELKRNGVTMDIVMKKDGSTKIADIQGLRVTKDGKAFKASQIRRGMTYTKMDNILKRNAHKEQDTKASCQQQTGQSEQPRQAQRPEQKEHHEESQQHSSSSSIPIPSLGLFDTTNPVYDPEDEAFRRQMQRKKKKTSQLKL; this comes from the coding sequence ATGATAGGAAAGATTATGAAGGCTGCATCGTTCAAGCGGTGCGTCCAATACGTGACAGGCAAGGAAGATGCGAAAATCCTTGCCTCCGACGGTGTGTTGCTGATGTCAACGCAGGACATCATTGACAGCTTTGAGTTCCAGCGGCAGTTGAATCCCAGGATCTCCAAACCCGTAGGCCATATCGCTCTGAGCTTTCTGCCAAAGGACAAGGACAAACTGACAGACGAGATGATGGCCCGGATAGCAATGGAATATATGGAACTGATGGGCATCAAGGACACTCAGTTTATCCTTGTCCGCCACTTTGATAATGGCAATCCCCACTGCCATCTGGTCTATAACCGTATCAACAACGAGGGCAAGACCATCTCAGACCAGAACGATTTTAGACGGAACGAACAGGTGACGAAACTGCTTAAACGGAAGTACGGACTCACTTTTTCCAATGGCAAGGGAACCACTAAAACCGAGCGATTAAGAGGAAATGAAAAGACGAGATACGAGGTTTATCACATTATTATGAACACACTGGCACAGGCCACTTCATGGCGAGAATTCACAGATGAACTAAAGCGAAACGGTGTTACGATGGACATTGTGATGAAGAAAGATGGAAGTACTAAGATTGCCGACATACAGGGTCTTCGCGTCACCAAAGACGGTAAGGCCTTCAAGGCTTCGCAGATTCGAAGAGGAATGACATACACAAAGATGGACAATATTCTGAAGAGGAATGCACATAAGGAACAGGATACCAAAGCCTCTTGTCAGCAGCAGACAGGCCAAAGCGAACAACCCAGGCAAGCACAAAGACCAGAACAAAAAGAACATCATGAAGAGTCTCAGCAGCACTCTTCCAGTTCATCCATTCCTATTCCATCATTGGGATTGTTCGATACAACTAATCCTGTCTATGACCCAGAAGATGAAGCCTTTCGTCGCCAGATGCAGCGTAAGAAAAAGAAGACGAGTCAATTAAAATTGTAG
- a CDS encoding plasmid mobilization protein yields the protein MIITGTQNTKKHGGRPTVAEARRLTRAVTVKFSKKDYEILKVRSKKANKHMAEYIRDSTLNPDVAQKPLEAVTKDYRMLVGMANNLNQLTKMAHQEGIIYLYVPLNSLLGDISHIVREYKQDADKKRKR from the coding sequence ATGATAATTACAGGCACTCAAAACACGAAGAAGCACGGAGGCAGACCGACAGTTGCTGAAGCAAGACGGTTGACAAGGGCAGTCACGGTCAAGTTCTCCAAGAAGGATTACGAAATCCTGAAAGTCAGGAGCAAGAAGGCAAATAAACACATGGCCGAGTACATCCGAGACTCTACCCTAAACCCTGATGTAGCACAGAAGCCTTTAGAGGCGGTAACAAAGGACTACCGTATGCTTGTAGGCATGGCGAACAACCTCAACCAACTCACGAAGATGGCTCACCAAGAAGGAATCATATATCTGTATGTTCCGTTAAACAGTCTGCTGGGTGACATCAGCCATATCGTAAGAGAGTATAAACAGGACGCCGACAAAAAGAGAAAAAGATGA
- a CDS encoding GLPGLI family protein: MRMNPFFNIILKMTIPSYLIMMNSHASNSTILSVTYDVYYQKFEEEPKQEKDLMRLDIGENSSQFVSVIGEFLAKNKSDVVSKRVKNPYVGYASMRDEVFKNTPKSGYMQFVHMPGWISCRDKIDGLFDWQLQEGDTIVCEYTCHKAITTFRGRTWTVWYTLGLPYSDGPWKFCGLPGLILYASDSEGCFRFNCIGIEKGDGHDIKMKTPKSGVIDTYMPERVAEIMMLEYWDPSAHFSQMTGMSGQVTRMWDPQGNEVKIVPKTRILYEKFPGVNVKKKYPQKKSSTKKKK; encoded by the coding sequence ATGCGTATGAATCCTTTTTTTAACATTATATTAAAAATGACTATTCCTTCATATCTGATAATGATGAATAGTCATGCAAGTAATTCTACTATTCTATCAGTGACTTATGATGTTTATTATCAAAAGTTTGAGGAAGAACCCAAACAGGAGAAAGACTTGATGCGTTTGGATATTGGGGAAAATTCATCGCAATTTGTCAGTGTTATTGGCGAGTTCCTGGCAAAAAACAAAAGTGACGTTGTTAGCAAAAGGGTTAAGAATCCTTATGTTGGTTATGCTTCTATGCGGGATGAAGTGTTTAAAAACACCCCCAAAAGTGGCTATATGCAATTTGTTCACATGCCTGGCTGGATTTCTTGTCGCGATAAGATTGATGGGCTGTTTGATTGGCAACTCCAAGAGGGTGATACCATTGTATGCGAATATACTTGCCACAAAGCTATTACCACATTCAGAGGTAGAACATGGACGGTATGGTACACACTTGGCTTGCCATATAGTGATGGTCCGTGGAAATTTTGCGGCTTGCCGGGTTTGATACTATACGCATCTGATTCAGAAGGCTGTTTCCGTTTCAATTGTATCGGTATAGAGAAAGGTGATGGGCATGATATTAAAATGAAGACACCGAAATCAGGTGTCATTGACACATATATGCCAGAACGTGTTGCTGAAATTATGATGTTGGAGTATTGGGATCCTTCTGCTCATTTTTCTCAAATGACAGGAATGTCGGGGCAGGTAACAAGGATGTGGGATCCTCAGGGAAATGAAGTTAAGATAGTTCCCAAGACACGTATCCTCTACGAGAAGTTCCCAGGTGTTAATGTCAAGAAGAAATATCCGCAGAAGAAAAGTTCTACTAAAAAGAAAAAATGA
- a CDS encoding HlyD family secretion protein, translating to MIGGILLVLFIGCFIFKYPDTITCTVTITKTEPPVWIVAKTSGRLQELYAQDGQHVNAGDVIAVIENPANTQDVLKLDSILSVLFENGEGINLHLDDAHLGSIQSTYTTLAKAITDYNNFVNKNLYDQRIAAEEAQLRPYSEYVESIEKLVCYSQRIKFLSNENYQREKTLHDKGLTSTSDLESTEQSLLSSNMSAEQIRSSLANAKIQMAQIYNTISELKLQKEQERQQQETILWSAWEGTRTAIREWKQTYLLQSPIEGFVSYNNLWKINQNITSSDKAFSVISSSKEQSIGKAKIPVAGSGKVKIGQRVNIQLDGYPYLEYGFLTGCITSVALMPDEDIYTATFELQNSQTTSYGKAIRQTGDLSGVGEIITDDLSVAERIIGPLKYLFHRNLRN from the coding sequence GTGATTGGCGGTATATTGCTGGTTCTGTTCATCGGATGCTTTATATTTAAATACCCAGATACGATTACCTGCACTGTTACAATCACAAAAACAGAGCCGCCTGTATGGATTGTGGCTAAAACATCTGGCAGATTGCAAGAGTTGTACGCCCAAGACGGACAACATGTCAATGCTGGTGATGTGATAGCGGTGATAGAAAATCCTGCCAATACTCAGGATGTGCTGAAACTTGACTCCATATTGTCCGTACTGTTCGAAAATGGAGAAGGAATAAACCTCCATCTTGATGATGCACATCTCGGCAGTATCCAGAGTACTTATACGACATTAGCCAAGGCAATCACTGATTATAATAATTTTGTGAATAAGAATCTCTATGACCAGCGCATTGCCGCAGAGGAAGCACAGCTAAGGCCTTACTCGGAATATGTAGAATCCATTGAGAAACTGGTTTGCTATAGCCAACGTATAAAATTCCTAAGTAACGAAAACTATCAACGGGAAAAGACTCTCCACGACAAAGGACTAACTTCCACTTCTGACTTGGAATCTACCGAACAATCCTTACTTAGCAGTAATATGTCTGCCGAACAGATACGCTCATCGTTGGCTAATGCCAAAATCCAAATGGCACAAATATATAACACCATCTCAGAACTGAAGCTGCAAAAAGAACAGGAACGACAACAGCAGGAGACTATACTTTGGTCAGCATGGGAGGGCACAAGGACGGCTATTAGAGAGTGGAAACAGACATATCTGCTTCAGAGTCCTATAGAAGGATTCGTGTCATATAACAACCTGTGGAAGATAAACCAGAACATCACTTCCAGCGACAAGGCGTTTTCCGTTATCAGCAGCAGCAAGGAACAATCAATAGGCAAGGCAAAGATTCCTGTTGCAGGTTCTGGCAAGGTAAAGATAGGTCAGCGGGTCAATATTCAACTAGATGGTTATCCCTATTTGGAGTATGGTTTTCTGACTGGGTGTATAACTTCTGTTGCACTGATGCCCGATGAGGACATCTATACAGCGACCTTTGAACTACAGAATAGCCAAACGACATCATACGGCAAGGCAATTCGTCAGACTGGCGACCTTTCTGGAGTTGGGGAGATTATCACCGATGACCTTAGTGTAGCAGAAAGGATAATAGGACCTCTCAAGTATCTGTTCCATAGGAATCTTCGTAATTAA